The sequence ATGGCCGCGCGCGTCCACGACGAGGAGCGGGAGACCGGCTGCGGCGGCCGCCCGCACCCAGGGCGTGCGGGCGGCCGCCTCGTCGGCGATCAGGGCGCGGACGCGGGCCGCTTCCGCGACGCGGTCGAGCCGTTCGGCGGGCCAGGCGGCGTCCATCGGCACATAGGCCGCGCCGGCGGCGACCGCGCCGAGGGTGGCGGTCAGCACGGCGGCCGAACGACCCACGAGCACGCCGACTCCGTCCTCGCCGACGATGCCCAGGCCGGTCAGGGCGCCCGCGAGGGCGTCGGCGGCCCGCTCCAGCTGCCGGTACGAGACGATGAGGGCCGCGTCCACGACGGCCGGGGCGTCCGGCGTGCGGCGCACCTGCGCGCGGAACGCCCGGGGCAGATCCGGGCCGGCGGCCTGTGCGGGCAGAGCGGTGCCGCGCCCCTGGTCGCGCAGTACCCGGACGGCGGTGTCGTCCAGGAGCGGCAGGTCGCGCAGGGGGAGGCCGGGGCCGGCGTCGGCCAGGGCCGTCACGAAGGACACGACGGCCCGTTCGTGCAGCTGGACGTCCTCGGGGCGGTACAGCTCGGGGTTGGCGTCGAACCCGATCAGCGGCCCCTTGCCCTCGGCCCGTTCGGAGACGAAGAGCGACACGTCGTCCACCGGGCCGATGGACAGCACCCGCGAGGGGGCCGGGACGCCGGCGAGGTCGAGGTCGTAGTCGTAGCCCATGATGTTGACGACGACGCCGGTGAGGCGGGACGCGTCGTCGCTCATGCCGAGTTCACGGGCGAGTTGTTCGCGTGAGAAGCGGCGGTGGCGCAGGGCGCCGCGCATCTCGTCGGCGACCTCGCGGATCAGGGCGCCGACGGTCATGTCGGCGGTGAGGGTGAGGCGCAGCGGCAGGATGTTGGACGTCATGCCGACGATGTGGCGCAGTCCGCCGTGCCGGCCGTTGGAGGCCAGGCCCACGGTGACGTCGCGGTTTCCGGTGACCCTGGCGGTGTAGGCGGCGACCGCGCTCACCATGACCGCGCTCCAGGTGGTGCGGTGGGCGGCGGCGAGCCGGCGCAGGCCGTCGAGAACGCTCACGGGCAGTGTCTCGCCCGTGTGCAGCCGTACCTCGGTTCCGTCGGGGCCGGGCGTCGCGGGGGTGTCGGTGCGCCGGCGGATGAGGGTCCTGCCGCTGTGCGCGTCGTCGCCTTCCCCGGCGGCGCCGGGGGCCAGGTCGGCGAACCTGCCGGTCCAGTAGGCGCGGTCGGCCTCGTAACGGCCGGAGTCGCGGTAGGCGGTCTCATCGGCGACGAGTTCGCGCAGGGGCGCGGCGGGCAGGGTGACCCGGGCGAGGTCCTCGCCCCGGACGGCCCGGCCGTAGAGGTCGGCCACGGTGCGGGTGAAGACGGCGCCGCCGAGACCGTCGACGGCTATGTGGTGGAAGCGCACGTACCAGTAGCGCAGCCCGCCGCCGGCGCGCAGCAGTGCGAAGTGGTGCTGCGGGCGGTGGAGTGTGTCGGCGGACGCCATGTCCTCGGCGAGATAGCGCTCGACCTCGGCGGCGGGGTCGGCGGAGCGGGACAGGTCCACGGTACGGAGCCGGCCGGTGTCGGCCCGGGGGTGGCGGACGACGCGCTGGCGGACGGTGTCGCTCTCCGTGACGAATTCGAGGTTCAGGCTGTCGCACAGGTCGGCCGCCCGGTCGACCGCTGCGGCGAATAGCGTCTCGTCGAGGTCGCCCCGGATCTCGAAGCATTCACCGATGTTGTATTTCGGACTGTCGGGGTCGACCAGCTGCCCGTACCAGACGCCCCGTTGGGCGATGGTCGTACCGAAGAACTCATCGAGAACCGATTCCGAGGCGACAGATCTGTTTTCGCGCATGCCGGGACACACCTTTGGGGAGAGTTTTCAGGGGGACGAAGAGGGCAGGACGAAGCCGGTCTTGCCGGTGTGGCACCCTTCGCCGACAACGGGCGGGTAAAGCGAAGAGAGACATCGCCGCCCCGGACACCGGGCACCGACGGAGCACCCTCCGGCTCCGGTACCCGCGAGGAAACTCCGCTGTCTTCGCGTATTGAGGACATGCCCCTGGGCAGTCCATCAGTGATTCGAGAAAGCCGCATGAAGGCGGCATGAACATTTTCAGCCGAGGCGCGATCGATCAGCACGCTCACTTGATCGATTTTGCTCGAATGCGAGCAGTGTCGATCAGATCAAGGAGAAGTAGCGGGACCGCCCCGGACCGGGCGGTCTGCGCACCCTCGACAGCCCCCGAGACCGCCCTATCCGGCGTCGGCCTCCATCGCCCGCACCAGGCCGGCGGGCCGCATGTCGGTCCACGCGGCCTCGATCGCGTCCAGACACTCCTGCCGCGATCCTTCCGGACCGCCGACGCTCCAGCCGCCCGGGATCTCGATGTGCGCGGGCCACAGCGAGTACTGACCCTCGCCATTCACCAGCGTCACGAACCGACCCGACTCGTCATCGAAAGGATTGGCCACGACCGTCCCCCACTTGTTTCACACATGCCACGACATTTTCTCCGGACGGATACGGGCCTGCCGTACGGATTTCCCCCGGCCCACCGCCGAGCCGCCCACCCCTTCCGCCACGACCTCGGCCACGCGGGCGGAGATACGTTACGTCTCGGGATACCGGCGTAACACCGATGGCCGAGCCGGCTTCCCGGCTTCGCCCGTTCACGCCAATCACCATAGATGACGCCCGACAGCCAAAGGGACAAATTCAGCCCATTACTTATGGCCGCACACGGCCGCGACACGCGCCCAGGCCGGCCGGAGACATATGCCAGGCCCACTCCTACGGAAACATTCAGCCACCCCATGTCCTGATTGTTCACGTTTCACTGAATACGACCCGCGCAAATCCGGATAACCGCCGGCGTACGCCCCCAGCCCCTCGGACACGCGCCGATCACATCGCGCTCCCGTGCGCCGGTTGCGCGCCCCGCCCCGAACCAATGGCCATTTCCATCACCGTGCGTAAGGTTCTCTGTGGTGGTGCCACCTGTCCGGCGGAGGCGGCTCGGAACGCATGGGATACGAATGCCGTGTGAACGAACAGAACCCGCCCGCGACCGTTCGCGTGTTCATCGCCCTCGCCCCGCCCGACCCGGCGAAGGAGGAGCTCGCCCAGGAGCTGCGCCCCTTGTACGGCACGCACCCCCACGTGCGGTGGAACCGTGTCGAGGACTGGCACATCACCCTGGCGTTCCTGGGCGAACTCCCGGCCCGGACCGTTCCGCTGCTCCGCCCTCCGCTCGCGGACCTCGCGGCGGCCCATCGCTCTCCCCGCCTGTCGCTGCACGGCGGCGGGACGTTCGACGAACGGGTCGCGTGGAGCGGGATCGCCGGAGACCTCGACGCACTGCATCTGCTCGCCGCCGACGTCAGGTCCGTGGTCAAGGGCTGCGGCGTCACCCTGGAGGACCGGCCCCTGCGGCCCCACCTGACCCTGGCCCGCGTCCGCCGGGGCGATCACACCTCGGCGGCCGAGATCGCCGCGCGGCTCGACGGGTTTCGCGGCCACGCCTGGCACGCCGAGCGGCTCCACCTGGTCGGCAGCAACGCGGGGCGCGGCCAGGAGCAGATCCGCTACCGCGACATAGAGGCGTGGCCGCTCGGTGGTACGCGGAGCGTCGAGGGCTGAACCAGGACGGCCGGGCGCGCGGACCACGCCCCCGGGCGTCGGCACCGGCCGGACGGCCGCGAGCCCACCTCACCCTCCGCTTCAGCTTCACCTTCGGCTGATGGTTCAGTCGAGAATGAAGTCGCCGCCGGCCGCAGTGGCGAGGTCCGGGCCGAACGCGGCGGCCGGTGTGTACGCGCCGGGCCGGCCCTCGCCCCGCGCCAGCCGCACGGCGGCCTCGGTGGCGACATCGGCCGTGTAGTCCATGCCGTCACCGGCGCGCAGCCACCCTTCGCGACTTGTGCCGTCGGGCCAGGTGATGACGGCGTGTCCCCAGGAGTGCCGCCGGGGCATCGGGGCGGCCTTCATGCGCATCCCGGCCATCCGGCTGACGGCGAGACGCCGCAGGACCGGGACGGACAGGAGGGCCCCGAGCACGGGGAGCACGGCCCGCACGGCGGGAGAGGCGGGAGCGAGAGCGGAGGTCGCGGTGACGGAAGGTGATCCGCTGGCCCGCTGGGCGGCCAGGAGCTCACCCGAGGGCAGGCCGGCGGACCTCACCGTCTGCCCGTCCGGGAGGATGTGGGTGAGCGGGCCGGCGCCGAGCCGGGCCCTGACCGGCCGGCCCTCGCGGTAGCGGCGTCCGCCGGTGGTCAGCACGTCGACGGAGGTGGCCGCGAAGGCGGCACCGACGGCTCCGGCTTCCATGGCCACCGAAGCGAGCGCGTCGACGCGCACCTCGCGCGGAGCGGGCCGACCCTCGCACAGTTTCACGACCACGGACTCGGTCGCCAGGACACCGAAGCCCGCACCGGTCACCAGTGTGCTGCCGGCCGCCGTCGCGTCCTGGTGCAGGCCGAGCAGCCGGGGAACGGCGACCAGGTCGGCGGCCAGATCCACATAGTGGCCACCCGGCATGCAGGCGCGGGCGATCGGCGCGGCCGTCGCCGCGTAGTCGCCGATGGTGTTGACGACCACCCCGGGACGCTTCTCGCCGATCCGGGCGGCGATGCGCTCCGCCGTATCGGCCTGCACGATCCTCGAATCGCCGTCCCGGCCGAGGGCCGTCGCGGCCTCGCGCAGACGCCCGGGGTCCCGCCCGACCAGGACGGGATCGATGCCCCTGGCCGCCAGTCGAGCGGCGACCGCGCGGCCGATCCGGCCCGTGGCTCCCAGAATCCACACCTCATCGGTTCTCGTGTCCGGTGTCATGCCGGCTCCTTCCGCCGGTCCGGGCCCCATGCGTCCCGCACCAAGTGATGTCTCACTGTGTCATCACTCAGGCTAGCACCGATGACACACCGAGACATCACTTGCTAGGGTCGGGCCATGGCGAGATGGGACCCCGGTACGCAGGAGCGCCTCAAGAAGGCCGCGCTGGAACTCTTCCAGGAGCACGGCTACGAGGGCGTGACGGTGACCCAGATCGCCGAACGCGCCGGGATCACCCGGCGGTCGTACTTCCGCTACTTCCCCGACAAGCGCGAAGTGCTGTTCGCGGGATCCGAACAGCTGCCCGTCGCGGTCTCGGACGCGCTGCTCGACACCGCCGAGGCGGCCGCCCCGCTGGCCGCGGCCCTCGACGCCCTCTCCCGGGTCGGCTCCCGGCTGGTCGCCCACGTCGATCAGGCCGCGGAGCGCCGTGCCGTGATCGACAGCAGCGCGGAACTGCGGGAACGCGAGCGCACCAAGCTCGCCACCCTCACGATGGCGATCCGCGACGGGCTGACGCGGCGCGGCGTACCACCCGACAGGGCCGGCCTGGTCGCTCAGATCGCTGTGGTCGCCTTCCAGAGCGCGTTCGGCCAATGGATCGACGCCCGGGGACAGCGCGATTTCCCGTCGTGTCTGCGGACGGCGACCACGGCGCTGAGGGAAGCCATGGCCACGGACGCCGTGCCCCGGCACTGATCCGCCGCGCAGGCGCCGGCGCCGTTCCCGGCCGGTGGGTCCGTCCCGCGTACGCGACCCGGGCGGGTGCGGTTACGCCAGGCTGCGCAGCGTGAGGCGTGGCTCCGTGTGTTGGAAGGGTTCGGGGGTACCCCTGTGGAACGGTGAGCTGGCTGCGGCTCGCACCAGCACAACGGGCACCACACAAGCGGAGAGGGTTTTCTCTGATGGGACACGGCGGCAACGTGATCGCGGAACTCACCACGGACCACCGCGAGGTCGACGAACTGTTCGCGGAGATCGAGAAGCAGCCGGTCGGTGACGACCGGCGCAGGAAGCTGGCCGACCAGCTGACCATCGAGCTGGTCCGCCATTCCGTGGCGGAGGAGATGCACCTCTACCCGGCCGTGCGCAGGTTCGTGGACGACGGGGACGACATGGCGGACAAGGAGCTGTCCGACCACGCGAAGGTGGAGCAGCACCTCAAGGAGCTGGAGGGGCTGCCCGCGGACGACCCGCAGTTCGACCACCTGGTGGCGAAGCTGAAGCTCGAGGTCAGCGAGCACGTGCGCGACGAGGAGGGCCGGCTGTTCCCGCTGCTCGCGGCGGCCTGCTCCCCGGAGGCCCTGGACACGCTGGGGGAAAGGGTCCGCGCGGCCAAGAAGACCGCCCCGACCCGTCCGCACCCCTCGGCCCCCGACACCCCGCCCGGCAACAAGATCCTCGGCCCCGGTGCCGGGCTGGTCGACCGGGCCCGTGATCTTCTTTCCGGCCGCGGCAAGGGCTGACCCCGCCGTGGCCGCGCCGGGCGGTCAGCAGGTGCGGGCCCGCCCCAGGCGGTCGAGCAGGCCGGCATGGTGGAGGCGGGCTACCGGCTCCAGCAGATCGGGGTGGCGCAGCAGTGCGGTGGCCGCCAGGTCGTGGGCGCTCGGTTCGGTCAGCCGGCGGAACTCGGCGGGTCCGGCACAGGTGTGCTCGCACGTTTCGAGGGCCCGCACCGCTTCCCCGGCGGCGTCCGGTGCGGTGAGCAGATGGGCCGCCCAGCTGGCGACGACCTCGTCGACCCAGCTCCGCCAGGCCGGCTCCCGCGGGTCGGCCGCCCCGCCGCCGCGGACCCCGGTGAGCGCGTCGAGGCGCGCCGAGCCGCCAGGTCCGACCAGTGTCACCAGGGCGGCGTCCAGGTCCGTGGGGTAGCGCAGCCAGGCGGCGACGGTGACGGCCTGGCGGGCCTGCGCCTCGGCCAGGGCAGCGGTGAGCGCGCCGCCGCCGGAGGGAAACGCGCGGGTCAGCCACTGGGTGGTGGCGGATATGAGTGGAGCGAGGTCTGCGGGCATCGGGGCGTCCCCTCGGGTGCTGGATCGCCGAGCAGACTACTGCGCCGCCGCACCGGACCCGTATGACCCAGGGCACGTTCGGCCCCCCGGGATGACGCTCAGCTCAGCGCCGCGCCAGGTAGAGGCTGAACGCCTTGTGCAGGACCTTGCTGATCGGATAGTCCCACTCGCCCACGTACTCGGCCGCCTCCCCGCCGGTGCCGACCTTGAAGCGGAGCAGACCGAGCAGGTGGTTGCTCTCGTCCAGCGTGTCGGTCGTGCCGCGGAAGTCGTAGACGCGTGCGCCCATGGCGTGGGCGTCGCGGATCATCTGCCACTGGATGGCGTTGTTGGGCTGAACCTCGCGCTTTCGGCTGGTGGAGGCACCGTAGGAGTACCAGACGTGCTCCCCGACGGTGAGCATGGTGGCGGCGGCCAGCACCTCCCCGTCGTGTTCGGCGAGGTAGAGCCGCATGCGGTCCGGGTCCTCGGCGGTCAGGGCCTTCCACATGCGCCGGAAGTACTCCGGCGGGCGCGGGACGAACCGGTCCCTGGCGGCGGTCTCGGTGTAGAGCGCGTAGAAGGTGTCGAGGTCGGCGTAGTCGCCCTGGACCACCTTGACGCCGGCCTTCTCGGCCTTCCTGACGTTACGGCGCCACAGTTGGTTGAAGCCGCGCTGGATGTCGTCCGGGGAGCGGCCGGCGAGGGAGAGCTGGAAGACATAGCGCGGCTGCCCGGCGGCGAATCCGTCCGCGCCGGCGCCGCCGGACTGCTGCCAGCCCAGGGAGCGCAGGCGGTCCATGAGTGCGAAGGCGCGGGGGTCGCGGGTGGTGGGTTCGACCTCGCCGAGCCGGTGGGCGCGCGGATCGGCGATCGCGTCCTTCACCGTGGCCGCGTCCCAGCGCCGGGCGACGACCGGCGGCCCCATTTTCACGGTGAACGCGCCCTGCTCCTTGAGGTGGCCCAGCAGCGGATTCAGCCACCGGCCGAGGTCGTCGTCGTACCAGTCGATGACCGGGCCCTCGGGCAGGTAGGCGAGGTGGCGCCCGAGCTTCGGCAGCGGCCGGTACAGCACGAGGGCCGCGCCGGTGATCCGGTTCTCCTCGTCGATCCATCCGAGGCTCTCCGCCCGCCAGTCGGGTTTCACCCCGCCCCAGGACGGCACCTGCATGTGGCTCGCCGACGGCAGGCCGTCGATGAACGCCATGTGCTCGTCCCGGCTGATCGTCCTCAAACGGAGGTCCATCGGTCTGCTCCTCGTTCACGGGCCGTGATCCTCTGGCAGCGTACTGGCGCACGGCCCGGGCGACGACGCGAGCGCTTCGCGGAGCGCCGCGGTCGGACCGCGCGGTGACGGCCCCGCGCGGGCGGGGGCACGGGCCGGGCAGGGTCCCGCGCCCCCGCCCGGACACCGCGCGTTCGGGCGACGTCACCGCCTGGGCAGCACCAACGCCGGGGCCAGGCCGAGCGCGGCGAGTGCCGCCACCGCCATCAGGGCCTGGCCCATGGCGGGCCCCGACATCGCGAGGGCCGGTTCCGCCGGGGTGGCGACGGCGGACGAAGTGAGGGGCATCAGACCGGCCGCGACGGCGATCCCGAGGGTCGGACCCACGTTCATGGCCGTCTGTTTGAGCCCGCCGACGACCCCGGCGTGGCCGGGCGGCGCGTCCCCGACGACGGTACCGGTGGCGGTGACCATCACGGTGGCGAACCCGGCGCCCAGCACCGCGAAGAGCACGCCGGTCTCCGGCCAGGCACTGTCCGGGGAGAGCCGGGAGAGCCCGATGATGGCGAGGACGACGCCCGCCTGGCCCGCGACGGCGGTGCGGCGCGGCCCGAATCTGCGGGCCCCGGCCGCGGCGGCCGGGGCTCCGACGACCATGAGCACGGTCAGCGGGAGGACGCGCAGACCTGTGGTGAGCGGGTCGAGGCCGAGCCCCTGCTGCAGGAAGAACGTGGCTACGAACAGCGCGCCGAACATTCCGCCCGAGGTGACGAGCAAGAGCGCCATCGACGCCATCACCGGCACCGAACGCGTCACCACCGCGGGCACGACCGGCTGTGCGCTGCGGCGTTCGTACACGACGAGCCCGGCCGCGAACACCACGGCCGTCACCAGCCCGAGGACCGTCCGCACGCCGGTCCACCCGTGGTCCGGAACACCGGCCAGGGTGTGGACCAGGACGGCGAGCGCGGCGGCGAGCAGGGCGCCGGCAGCCAGGTCGAACCGCCGGAACGCGGTGCGCGGCGACACAGGTGTCCGTACGGCGAGGGTGAGCGCGGCGATGGCGAGGGCGGCCGGGATGTTGATCAGGAACACGGCACGCCACCCCCAGTGCGCGACGAGCACTCCGCCGAGCACCGGGCCGGCCCCCGCGGCCACCCCGATCGCGCTGGTGCGGGCGGCGACCGCCGTGCCGAGCCGGTCGGCCGGGTACACCAGCCTCAGCAGGGCGAGCGTCGCCGGTTGCAGGAGTGCCCCGAACACGCCTTGTGCGGCACGCAGGCCGATCACCCAGCCGACCCCCGGGGCGAGGCTGATGCCCGCCGAGGCCGCGCCGAAGCCGAGCACTCCGATGAACAGCAGCCGCTTGTGCCCGTACCGGTCGCCCAGCCGCCCGGCGATGACGAGGAAGGCGGCGACCGCGAGCAGGTAGCCGGTGCTGGTCCACTGGACCTGGGTCACGTCCGCCCCGAGGTCGCGTTGCAGATCCGGCTGCGCGACGAGCAGCACCGTGCCGTCCAGCGCCACGATCATGGCGCCCGCCACCGAGGCCACGAGCGCGACGCGTGGCCGCAGGGCGGGGGCGGCGGTCACCGTCACGAATTCACCCGGCCGAGGTGGGCGTCGAGCACCGCCGCGACGAGGGGCTCCAGCGGGTCTCCGCCGTCGGACGACGAGGCGCCCAGGGCGAGTTGGAGGCTGCGCCGGGCGCGGAGTTCGGCGATGCCGTGCAGGTTGGTCCACAGCGCGGCGGCGGTCACGGCCGGCGGCGGGGCGGCCTCGTGGGAGGGGCCGGTCCGGCGTTGCGCGTTCTCCTCGCGGTCCTGGGTGACGAGTTCGACCAGGTGCGCGAAGAGCGGGAGGGTCGACTCGCGCAGGCGGGGCCGCTCCGGGCCCCGGGCCCCGCCGGACGGCTCCTGGCTCTCACTGTCGAGCAGGTCGTGACGGAACATCAGCTCGAACATGCCGTGGTGCTCCCAGGCGTAGCCGAGGTAGGCGTCCGCGAGGGCCCGCAGCCGGGCGCGCGGGGAATCCGCCGGGTCGGCCGCCGCCGCGAAGCGGTGGGCGAGATCGGCGAAGCCCCGTCGAGCGATGGCGGAGAGCAGGGAGTGGTGCGTGGGGAAGTGGCGGCGCGGGGCCCCATGGGACACGCCGGCCCGCCGCGCGATCTCGCGCAGCCCGAGCGACGCGGACCCCTCGGTCATGACGAGTTCCACACCGGCGTCGATCAGCCGTTCCCGCAGGGGGTTTCCAGAATCCATGGGCCGTGTCTACCAGGTCGCCGTAGACACTGTCTACAGGGTCTCGCCGGCCACCCGAATGGCGGGTCGGCGAGGGCCGGAGGAGAGTGGGAGACGGGCCGGACCGTGGCGGAAGGTGATCCGCCCGGACGAATCCCCCCTCCCCGACAAGCTTCTGTGTGAGGAACTCATGGCGACCAACGAAAGCGTCAGCGGCACCCGGCTGGAAAGCGGCAATTCGAGCGGTTCCCGAGGGACGACCACCATCGCGGACAGTGTGGTCTCCACGATCGCCGGCATCGCGGTACGGGATACGGACGGTGTCCATTCCGTCGGCTCGGGACCGTCGCGGGCACTCGGTGCCGTCAAGGACAAGGTCTCCCGCTCCAACGATCCCGGGCGGGGCATCAAGGTGGAGGTCGGCGAGAAGCAGACCGCCATCGATGTCGACATCGTCGTCGACTACGGCATCCCCATCCTGGACACCGCGCACAACATCCGTACGGACGTCACGGACGCGGTCGAGACCATGACCGGTCTCGAAGTGGTCGAGATCAACATCAACGTCACGGACGTCCACGTGCCGGGATCGGACGACGACGAGGACGAGGACGAGTCGTCCGGGAGCACCTCGCGCGTCCAGTAGGCGAGGCCGCACAGCCCCCGCCCGGTTCTCCGGTCAGTCCTCGGTGAGGATGCCTTCGCGGAGCCTGCCGAGTATGCGGGCGATGAGCCGCGAGACGTGCATCTGGGACAACCCCAGCCGTTCGCCTATCTGGGACTGCGTCATCTCCTGCCCGAAGCGCATCTCCACGATGGCGCGCTCCCTGTCGTCCAGCGTCTCCAGGAGGGGCGCCAGGGCGTGCAGGTTCTCGACCAGTTCGATGCCCGGGTCGCACTCACCGGTGATGTCCGCGTGGGTGCGGCTCACTCCGCTGGGGCTGTCGGTCTCCGCCCCGTCGAGGGGCACGTCCAGCGAGTGCGCGGTGTAACCGTTGGAGGCGACGAGGCCCTCGATGACCTCCTCCTCGCTGATCTCCAGGCGCTCGGCGAGTTCGGCGACCGTGGCCTCCCGGCCCTGCGCGGTGGCCAGTTCCTCCTTGGTCTTGGCGAGGGTGACCCTCAGCTCCTGGAGCCGCCTCGGTACATGCACGGACCAGGTGGTGTCGCGGAAGAAGCGCTTGATCTCCCCCACGATGTAGGGGATCGCGAACGAGGTGAACTCGACTTCGCGGGTGAGTTCGAAGCGGTCGATGGCCTTGATCAGCCCGATGGTCCCCACCTGGATGATGTCTTCCATCTGGCCGTTGCCGCGGTTGCGGTAGCGGGCGGACGCGAAATGAACCAGGGTCAGGTTCATTTCGATCAGCGTGTTACGGGCGTACTGGTACTCCGCCGTGCCTTCTTCGAGATTCCGCAGCCGGTCGAAGAACAGCTTGCTGAGCGCGCGGGCGTCCTTGGGTGCGACCTTCAACGGGTCGGCGATCTCCGGGAGTTCCGCCGGCGCACCTGTTGTGGTCCCCGGTACCTGCACAGATACGGGTATCGACATCGCGATCATTCCCCTTCCGTCGGGCGGCGCCTGCTTTCGCATACGCGAAGCTGCGACTACCCGGAGCCATGCGTTCCACACACGCGGCGGCCAAACGGTGTGCCGC comes from Streptomyces sp. Mut1 and encodes:
- a CDS encoding MbtH family protein — its product is MANPFDDESGRFVTLVNGEGQYSLWPAHIEIPGGWSVGGPEGSRQECLDAIEAAWTDMRPAGLVRAMEADAG
- the thpR gene encoding RNA 2',3'-cyclic phosphodiesterase, producing MGYECRVNEQNPPATVRVFIALAPPDPAKEELAQELRPLYGTHPHVRWNRVEDWHITLAFLGELPARTVPLLRPPLADLAAAHRSPRLSLHGGGTFDERVAWSGIAGDLDALHLLAADVRSVVKGCGVTLEDRPLRPHLTLARVRRGDHTSAAEIAARLDGFRGHAWHAERLHLVGSNAGRGQEQIRYRDIEAWPLGGTRSVEG
- a CDS encoding saccharopine dehydrogenase NADP-binding domain-containing protein, whose product is MTPDTRTDEVWILGATGRIGRAVAARLAARGIDPVLVGRDPGRLREAATALGRDGDSRIVQADTAERIAARIGEKRPGVVVNTIGDYAATAAPIARACMPGGHYVDLAADLVAVPRLLGLHQDATAAGSTLVTGAGFGVLATESVVVKLCEGRPAPREVRVDALASVAMEAGAVGAAFAATSVDVLTTGGRRYREGRPVRARLGAGPLTHILPDGQTVRSAGLPSGELLAAQRASGSPSVTATSALAPASPAVRAVLPVLGALLSVPVLRRLAVSRMAGMRMKAAPMPRRHSWGHAVITWPDGTSREGWLRAGDGMDYTADVATEAAVRLARGEGRPGAYTPAAAFGPDLATAAGGDFILD
- a CDS encoding TetR/AcrR family transcriptional regulator, which codes for MARWDPGTQERLKKAALELFQEHGYEGVTVTQIAERAGITRRSYFRYFPDKREVLFAGSEQLPVAVSDALLDTAEAAAPLAAALDALSRVGSRLVAHVDQAAERRAVIDSSAELRERERTKLATLTMAIRDGLTRRGVPPDRAGLVAQIAVVAFQSAFGQWIDARGQRDFPSCLRTATTALREAMATDAVPRH
- a CDS encoding hemerythrin domain-containing protein; protein product: MGHGGNVIAELTTDHREVDELFAEIEKQPVGDDRRRKLADQLTIELVRHSVAEEMHLYPAVRRFVDDGDDMADKELSDHAKVEQHLKELEGLPADDPQFDHLVAKLKLEVSEHVRDEEGRLFPLLAAACSPEALDTLGERVRAAKKTAPTRPHPSAPDTPPGNKILGPGAGLVDRARDLLSGRGKG
- a CDS encoding lipid II:glycine glycyltransferase FemX — encoded protein: MDLRLRTISRDEHMAFIDGLPSASHMQVPSWGGVKPDWRAESLGWIDEENRITGAALVLYRPLPKLGRHLAYLPEGPVIDWYDDDLGRWLNPLLGHLKEQGAFTVKMGPPVVARRWDAATVKDAIADPRAHRLGEVEPTTRDPRAFALMDRLRSLGWQQSGGAGADGFAAGQPRYVFQLSLAGRSPDDIQRGFNQLWRRNVRKAEKAGVKVVQGDYADLDTFYALYTETAARDRFVPRPPEYFRRMWKALTAEDPDRMRLYLAEHDGEVLAAATMLTVGEHVWYSYGASTSRKREVQPNNAIQWQMIRDAHAMGARVYDFRGTTDTLDESNHLLGLLRFKVGTGGEAAEYVGEWDYPISKVLHKAFSLYLARR
- a CDS encoding MFS transporter, with translation MIVALDGTVLLVAQPDLQRDLGADVTQVQWTSTGYLLAVAAFLVIAGRLGDRYGHKRLLFIGVLGFGAASAGISLAPGVGWVIGLRAAQGVFGALLQPATLALLRLVYPADRLGTAVAARTSAIGVAAGAGPVLGGVLVAHWGWRAVFLINIPAALAIAALTLAVRTPVSPRTAFRRFDLAAGALLAAALAVLVHTLAGVPDHGWTGVRTVLGLVTAVVFAAGLVVYERRSAQPVVPAVVTRSVPVMASMALLLVTSGGMFGALFVATFFLQQGLGLDPLTTGLRVLPLTVLMVVGAPAAAAGARRFGPRRTAVAGQAGVVLAIIGLSRLSPDSAWPETGVLFAVLGAGFATVMVTATGTVVGDAPPGHAGVVGGLKQTAMNVGPTLGIAVAAGLMPLTSSAVATPAEPALAMSGPAMGQALMAVAALAALGLAPALVLPRR
- a CDS encoding TetR/AcrR family transcriptional regulator, translating into MDSGNPLRERLIDAGVELVMTEGSASLGLREIARRAGVSHGAPRRHFPTHHSLLSAIARRGFADLAHRFAAAADPADSPRARLRALADAYLGYAWEHHGMFELMFRHDLLDSESQEPSGGARGPERPRLRESTLPLFAHLVELVTQDREENAQRRTGPSHEAAPPPAVTAAALWTNLHGIAELRARRSLQLALGASSSDGGDPLEPLVAAVLDAHLGRVNS
- a CDS encoding Asp23/Gls24 family envelope stress response protein, which produces MATNESVSGTRLESGNSSGSRGTTTIADSVVSTIAGIAVRDTDGVHSVGSGPSRALGAVKDKVSRSNDPGRGIKVEVGEKQTAIDVDIVVDYGIPILDTAHNIRTDVTDAVETMTGLEVVEININVTDVHVPGSDDDEDEDESSGSTSRVQ
- a CDS encoding RNA polymerase sigma factor SigF, whose protein sequence is MIAMSIPVSVQVPGTTTGAPAELPEIADPLKVAPKDARALSKLFFDRLRNLEEGTAEYQYARNTLIEMNLTLVHFASARYRNRGNGQMEDIIQVGTIGLIKAIDRFELTREVEFTSFAIPYIVGEIKRFFRDTTWSVHVPRRLQELRVTLAKTKEELATAQGREATVAELAERLEISEEEVIEGLVASNGYTAHSLDVPLDGAETDSPSGVSRTHADITGECDPGIELVENLHALAPLLETLDDRERAIVEMRFGQEMTQSQIGERLGLSQMHVSRLIARILGRLREGILTED